A region from the Bos indicus isolate NIAB-ARS_2022 breed Sahiwal x Tharparkar chromosome 14, NIAB-ARS_B.indTharparkar_mat_pri_1.0, whole genome shotgun sequence genome encodes:
- the WDR97 gene encoding WD repeat-containing protein 97 isoform X1 → MESEVLDASNPYTVGGDYLIVDQEPYETDIYEVPDPGLLKEERESSFSERAPQLFTNNSQWQNMAQSARARQLWLLLRTGLQTFVEKEKRAELHVARLTHGLEPLRRLEVAAGLCSVAQDPVGRRFVVLDGAGRLHLHREDGWAQEKLLAPVALTGLVAVLGPLGTVGRFVGWGPVGLAILKSDLSLLWLSKPGEHGVPGHEPICCLPVPDPGLLLVAEAGGSLVLWKFRSGGRCLVPHGSPLQLPPSISGALARLALGPRSPHHDPCCFAAYGSAVLTFDLQTWALTDVRRNLHKTTIFDLAYCKEVEAMVTASRDSTVKVWEADWQIRMVFVGHRGPVTAVTVLPNTALVLSASQDGTLRTWDLQAAAQVGEVALTCWGRGVPSESVSRLLAPAGPGWPLLSLEARSVGLWRARELYSPLAQLSAPVLHLQLAPALPKPTAPHVALPARLVCACADGSVYLVSVSGGHTVSALLLEPEDCAAAVAYCLPREALWVLTRAGHLLCANAARSPMRVLRRLCPPPPPAPQPCCLHLYSHLTDPTSAFTNWEIVCQYKGELCRSDVAWAWKDKNRYLPVVGHTDGTLSVLELRSLKTVFRTEAHSPGPVTAIASTWNSIVSSGGDLTVKMWRVFPYAEESLSPLRTFCCCHPAVVLCALGKRVTVGFEDPNNATYGLVQFGLGSSPRYDHRPQDDPTDRITGLCCCPTLKLYASSSLDCTIRIWTAENKLLRLLHLNGAPQALTFCSNNGDLVLALGSRLCLVDHRLYLPTSYLLKAPFPVQNLCQEVPDGVDDPPLPLTSPELLTAAQLQRLANLRGVASLSTALCFIHRQTTAPQQPVLEEDLEVLVVRNQDLQQLRLGLESPAARPQLTWQQRQQAFDNYLHLIYGPGMLVSIGPPQTSLCPGPLTCLCVPHPPQGLDSEAEPQQQWGTVALTVEKETWDPSAQPRDGPALRGTEAPPLQDVGTLGRRFARPPRVPLPLPPTYRRVHSRASQLLARSSLSCELGLSLDLQLQWDRLSKNPLAWDPPSPDLGQSRTSLLLQRRPQELLSNLSGFFPATIHPYKYWRRPIRFPGCVPNSVVLQQMWLPEEVSGLGALGGLSGSLESKQRRGQEDLWLVRGIRRRHTKQQQKLIQWLRDEEDEDEEEPDLDWGLEPPSPPHRLPSDPLLVPVRLRAQSAKDPILSLKGTHEDTAKTETYLHHPQFHYAQLLWEQCYGRLPKFLQFFVEQNWFKKLFPIFTLQAYPEMGTVEGLASAFMDLLEEASWADRVHVLRALLRLLPDLSRDFCSRLQGTLLHLLNLEQPPSLQDRVQKQFVMLALQLLLACSLESREVVVELMSYFLYSPAPFRPELRRLLDGLGLQDPQGFLFKEMMTWVQGPDPESKATLRRRCCQKLEEMIQQLQMETTQLSVAKMSEVLPKVSETSGLHPPSKEALSQISMLSGAAGHVSVTSSNVSQTPSLVVSPGVSDLTTLEPQAQQTLPQLHFTRTRRALSETLMHFCLQPEVVLRSSAPAILPHEMPPREMLPLAQMVWSQSKMLDLGPIDALNFFCEQQRIRHQGPLPEEPYSPPPGPPLPPQFCGMVLPHSPDPRHDRILRLQEARVQRSPMRLRGRMLSRLCVDRSLDSTIRILKLPLPRVELQPFPPDWPRSARPLPPRLLHPALQRYFLPDDTNPDNYH, encoded by the exons ATGGAGTCGGAAGTGTTGGATGCAAGCAACCCGTATACAGTAGGAGGCGACTACCTGATTGTAGACCAAGAGCCATATGAGACCGACATTTATGAAGTCCCGGACCCGGGGCTCCTCAAGGAAGAGAGGG AGTCGTCATTTTCGGAGCGGGCCCCACAGCTTTTTACCAACAACTCGCAGTGGCAGAACATGGCTCAGAGTGCCCGTGCCCGCCAGCTGTGGCTGCTCCTGCGTACAGGCCTCCAGACCTTTGTGGAAAAG GAAAAGAGAGCTGAGCTGCATGTGGCGCGCTTGACGCACGGGCTGGAACCCCTGCGGCGCCTGGAGGTGGCAGCCGGGCTGTGTTCGGTGGCACAGGACCCCGTAGGCAGACGCTTCGTGGTGCTGGATGGTGCAGGCCGCCTGCACCTGCACAGAGAGGATGGCTGGGcacaagagaagctgctggcTCCAGTTGCACTTACAGGGCTAGTGGCGGTGCTGGGCCCTCTGGGCACTGTGGGCCGTTTTGTGGGCTGGGGCCCAGTGGGGCTGGCCATACTAAAGTCCGACCTTAGCCTACTGTGGCTGAGTAAGCCAGGGGAGCATGGGGTGCCAGGCCACGAGCCCATCTGCTGCCTGCCGGTGCCAGATCCCGGGCTGCTACTGGTGGCGGAGGCAGGCGGAAGCCTGGTGCTCTGGAAGTTCCGTTCAGGGGGCCGCTGCCTGGTTCCCCACGGGTCACCTCTGCAGCTACCGCCAAGCATCTCGGGTGCGCTTGCGCGTCTGGCTCTGGGGCCTCGGTCTCCCCATCACGACCCATGCTGCTTCGCAGCCTATGGCTCAGCCGTGCTCACCTTTGATCTGCAAACCTGGGCTCTCACAGATGTGCGTCGGAATCTGCACAAAAC CACCATCTTCGACCTGGCGTACTGTAAAGAGGTAGAGGCCATGGTGACAGCTTCCCGGGACAGCACGGTGAAAGTGTGGGAGGCTGACTGGCAGATCCGGATGGTGTTCGTGGGACACAGAG GCCCGGTGACCGCGGTGACCGTGCTCCCGAACACAGCCCTGGTGTTGTCGGCTTCACAGGACGGGACGCTGCGCACGTGGGACCTTCAGGCAGCAGCGCAGGTGGGTGAGGTGGCACTCACCTGCTGGGGCCGCGGCGTGCCGTCGGAGAGTGTGAGCCGTCTGCTGGCCCCCGCCGGCCCGGGCTGGCCCTTGCTCTCCTTGGAGGCCCGCAGCGTGGGGCTGTGGCGTGCGCGGGAGCTCTACTCACCGTTGGCGCAGCTATCTGCGCCGGTGCTCCACCTGCAGTTGGCGCCGGCGCTGCCCAAGCCCACCGCCCCGCACGTGGCGCTGCCCGCCCGCCTCGTGTGCGCCTGCGCTGATGGCTCGGTGTACCTGGTGTCAGTCTCTGGCGGACACACCGTGAGCGCGCTTCTTCTGGAGCCCGAGGACTGCGCGGCTGCCGTGGCCTACTGCCTGCCTCGCGAGGCGCTGTGGGTGCTGACGCGCGCCGGACACCTGCTGTGTGCTAATGCAGCACGCTCCCCAATGCGGGTGCTGCGCCGCCTGTGCCCGCCGCCGCCACCCGCGCCCCAGCCCTGCTGCCTGCACCTCTACAGCCACCTCACGGACCCCACCAGCGCGTTCACCAACTGGGAGATAGTGTGCCAGTACAAGGGCGAGCTGTGCCGCAGCGACGTGGCCTGGGCCTGGAAGGACAAGAACCG GTACCTGCCCGTGGTGGGGCACACTGATGGCACCTTGTCCGTACTCGAGTTGCGCTCCTTGAAGACGGTCTTCCGAACGGAGGCACACAGCCCGGGCCCCGTCACTGCCATCGCGTCCACCTGGAACAGCATCGTGTCCTCTG GGGGAGACCTGACTGTGAAGATGTGGCGCGTCTTCCCCTACGCCGAGGAGAGCCTGAGCCCCCTGCGCACCTTCTGCTGCTGCCACCCGGCGGTAGTGCTCTGCGCCCTTGGCAAGCGCGTCACGGTGGGCTTCGAGGACCCGAACAATGCCACCTATGGCCTGGTGCAGTTTGGCCTGGGCAGCAGCCCTCGCTATGATCACCGGCCCCAGGACGACCCCACGGACCGCATCACCG GCCTGTGCTGCTGTCCCACGCTCAAGCTGTATGCCTCTTCCAGCCTGGACTGCACCATCCGGATCTGGACAGCGGAGAACAAGCTGCTgcg gCTCCTACATCTGAACGGTGCCCCTCAGGCCCTAACCTTCTGCAGCAACAATGGGGACCTGGTCCTGGCACTAGGCTCCCGCCTCTGCCTGGTGGACCACAGACTCTACCTGCCCACATCTTACCTGCTTAAG GCTCCTTTCCCTGTTCAGAACCTGTGCCAAGAGGTCCCTGATGGGGTGGATGATCCTCCACTGCCGCTGACCAGCCCAGAGTTACTGACTGCAGCCCAGCTACAGAGGCTCGCCAACCTGCGTGGGGTGGCCAGCCTCAG CACAGCCTTGTGTTTCATCCATCGCCAGACAACAGCTCCTCAGCAGCCAGTGTTGGAGGAG gacttGGAAGTCCTGGTTGTCCGGAACCAAGACCTTCAGCAACTGAGACTGGGGCTGGAGAGCCCGGCAGCCCGGCCCCAGCTGACTTGGCAGCAGCGCCAGCAGGCCTTTGATAACTACCTACATCTGATCTACGGCCCAGGCATGCTGGTGAGCATAGGGCCTCCCCAGACCTCCCTGTGCCCTGGGCCTCTGACCTGCCTGTGTGTCCCGCACCCCCCCCAGGGTCTGGATTCTGAAGCAGAGCCCCAGCAGCAGTGGGGCACGGTGGCCCTCACAGTGGAAAAAGAGACCTGGGACCCAAGTGCCCAGCCCAGAGATGGCCCTGCTCTCAGGGGCACCGAAGCCCCACCACTGCAGGACGTGGGGACCCTGGGCAGGCGCTTTGCCCGCCCACCCCGAGTCCCCTTGCCTCTCCCACCCACCTACCGGAGGGTGCACAGCAGAGCATCCCAG CTACTGGCCCGCTCCTCCCTGAGCTGCGAGCTGGGCCTCAGTCTGGACCTGCAGCTGCAGTGGGATCGGCTCAGCAAAAACCCTCTGGCCTGGGATCCACCGTCCCCCGACCTGGGGCAGAGCAGG ACCTCCCTGCTGCTGCAGAGGCGGCCCCAGGAGCTTCTCTCCAACCTCAGCGGCTTCTTCCCTGCCACCATCCATCCTTACAAG TACTGGCGGCGGCCCATCCGCTTCCCGGGCTGCGTGCCCAACTCGGTGGTGCTGCAGCAGATGTGGCTGCCCGAGGAGGTCAGCGGCCTCGGAGCCCTCGGCGGGCTCTCGGGCAGCCTCGAGAGCAAG CAGCGCAGGGGCCAGGAGGACCTGTGGCTGGTGCGGGGCATCAGGCGGCGCCATAccaagcagcagcagaagctgatCCAGTGGCTGAGGGATGAGGAGGATGAGGACGAGGAGGAGCCGGACCTGGACTGGGGCTTGGAGCCCCCGAGTCCCCCGCACAGGCTGCCCTCCGACCCGCTGCTGGTGCCCGTGAGGCTGCGGGCGCAG AGCGCCAAGGACCCTATCCTGAGCCTCAAGGGCACCCACGAGGACACCGCCAAGACCGAGACCTACCTTCACCACCCCCAGTTCCACTACGCGCAGTTGCTCTGGGAGCAGTGCTACGGGCGTCTGCCAAAGTTCCTGCAGTTCTTCGTTGAGCAGAACTGGTTCAAAAAGCTCTTCCCCATCTTCACCCTGCAG GCCTACCCCGAGATGGGCACGGTGGAGGGCCTGGCCTCGGCGTTCATGGACCTGCTGGAGGAGGCCTCCTGGGCTGACCGCGTGCATGTGCTGCGCgcgctgctgcggctgctgccgGACCTCAGCAGAGATTTCTGTAGCCGGCTGCAGGGCACCCTCCTGCACTTGCTCAACCTGGAGCAGCCCCCCAGCCTGCAG GACCGGGTCCAGAAGCAGTTTGTGATGCTGGCACTGCAGCTGCTCCTGGCGTGCTCCCTGGAGTCTCGAGAGGTGGTGGTGGAGCTGATGTCCTACTTCCTCTACTCACCAGCCCCCTTCCG GCCGGAGCTCAGGAGGCTGCTGGACGGACTCGGCCTTCAGGACCCACAGGGCTTCCTGTTCAAGGAAATGATGACCTGGGTCCAGGGCCCAGACCCCGAGTCCAAGGCCACACTGCGCAGGCGCTGCTGCCAGAAGCTGGAGGAAATGATCCAGCAGCTGCAG ATGGAGACCACGCAGCTGTCTGTAGCCAAGATGTCAGAGGTGCTGCCCAAGGTCTCAGAGACCTCAGGACTTCACCCCCCTTCTAAAGAGGCCCTGTCGCAGATCTCGATGCTCTCTGGGGCAGCTGGTCACGTCTCTGTGACATCCTCCAATGTCTCCCAGACACCCTCTCTGGTGGTCTCACCGGGGGTGTCAGATTTGACCACCCTGGAGCCCCAGGCCCAGCAGACGCTGCCACAGCTGCACTTTACGCGGACCCGACGTGCACTGTCGGAGACCCTGATGCACTTCTGCCTCCAGCCTGAGGTCGTCTTGCGGTCCTCCGCGCCCGCCATACTGCCCCATGAGATGCCGCCGCGTGAGATGCTGCCCCTGGCGCAGATGGTCTGGTCACAGTCCAAAATGCTGGACCTGGGGCCCATTGATGCACTCAACTTCTTTTGCGAGCAGCAGCGCATTCGGCACCAGGGGCCCCTGCCCGAGGAGCCCTACAGcccacccccaggccctcccctgcccccgcaGTTCTGTGGCATGGTGCTGCCACACTCCCCGGATCCCCG GCACGACCGCATCCTCCGGCTTCAGGAGGCCAGGGTCCAGAGGTCTCCCATGAGACTGAGGG GCCGAATGCTGTCCCGGCTCTGTGTGGACCGCTCCCTGGACAGCACCATCCGCATACTGAAGCTGCCACTGCCTCGGGTGGAACTGCAGCCTTTCCCCCCAGACTGGCCCAGGTCTGCCCGTCCGCTGCCCCCACGGCTCCTGCACCCTGCCCTGCAGCGCTACTTTCTGCCAGATGACACCAACCCTGACAACTACCACTGA
- the WDR97 gene encoding WD repeat-containing protein 97 isoform X2, which translates to MESEVLDASNPYTVGGDYLIVDQEPYETDIYEVPDPGLLKEERESSFSERAPQLFTNNSQWQNMAQSARARQLWLLLRTGLQTFVEKEKRAELHVARLTHGLEPLRRLEVAAGLCSVAQDPVGRRFVVLDGAGRLHLHREDGWAQEKLLAPVALTGLVAVLGPLGTVGRFVGWGPVGLAILKSDLSLLWLSKPGEHGVPGHEPICCLPVPDPGLLLVAEAGGSLVLWKFRSGGRCLVPHGSPLQLPPSISGALARLALGPRSPHHDPCCFAAYGSAVLTFDLQTWALTDVRRNLHKTTIFDLAYCKEVEAMVTASRDSTVKVWEADWQIRMVFVGHRGPVTAVTVLPNTALVLSASQDGTLRTWDLQAAAQVGEVALTCWGRGVPSESVSRLLAPAGPGWPLLSLEARSVGLWRARELYSPLAQLSAPVLHLQLAPALPKPTAPHVALPARLVCACADGSVYLVSVSGGHTVSALLLEPEDCAAAVAYCLPREALWVLTRAGHLLCANAARSPMRVLRRLCPPPPPAPQPCCLHLYSHLTDPTSAFTNWEIVCQYKGELCRSDVAWAWKDKNRYLPVVGHTDGTLSVLELRSLKTVFRTEAHSPGPVTAIASTWNSIVSSGGDLTVKMWRVFPYAEESLSPLRTFCCCHPAVVLCALGKRVTVGFEDPNNATYGLVQFGLGSSPRYDHRPQDDPTDRITGLCCCPTLKLYASSSLDCTIRIWTAENKLLRLLHLNGAPQALTFCSNNGDLVLALGSRLCLVDHRLYLPTSYLLKNLCQEVPDGVDDPPLPLTSPELLTAAQLQRLANLRGVASLSTALCFIHRQTTAPQQPVLEEDLEVLVVRNQDLQQLRLGLESPAARPQLTWQQRQQAFDNYLHLIYGPGMLVSIGPPQTSLCPGPLTCLCVPHPPQGLDSEAEPQQQWGTVALTVEKETWDPSAQPRDGPALRGTEAPPLQDVGTLGRRFARPPRVPLPLPPTYRRVHSRASQLLARSSLSCELGLSLDLQLQWDRLSKNPLAWDPPSPDLGQSRTSLLLQRRPQELLSNLSGFFPATIHPYKYWRRPIRFPGCVPNSVVLQQMWLPEEVSGLGALGGLSGSLESKQRRGQEDLWLVRGIRRRHTKQQQKLIQWLRDEEDEDEEEPDLDWGLEPPSPPHRLPSDPLLVPVRLRAQSAKDPILSLKGTHEDTAKTETYLHHPQFHYAQLLWEQCYGRLPKFLQFFVEQNWFKKLFPIFTLQAYPEMGTVEGLASAFMDLLEEASWADRVHVLRALLRLLPDLSRDFCSRLQGTLLHLLNLEQPPSLQDRVQKQFVMLALQLLLACSLESREVVVELMSYFLYSPAPFRPELRRLLDGLGLQDPQGFLFKEMMTWVQGPDPESKATLRRRCCQKLEEMIQQLQMETTQLSVAKMSEVLPKVSETSGLHPPSKEALSQISMLSGAAGHVSVTSSNVSQTPSLVVSPGVSDLTTLEPQAQQTLPQLHFTRTRRALSETLMHFCLQPEVVLRSSAPAILPHEMPPREMLPLAQMVWSQSKMLDLGPIDALNFFCEQQRIRHQGPLPEEPYSPPPGPPLPPQFCGMVLPHSPDPRHDRILRLQEARVQRSPMRLRGRMLSRLCVDRSLDSTIRILKLPLPRVELQPFPPDWPRSARPLPPRLLHPALQRYFLPDDTNPDNYH; encoded by the exons ATGGAGTCGGAAGTGTTGGATGCAAGCAACCCGTATACAGTAGGAGGCGACTACCTGATTGTAGACCAAGAGCCATATGAGACCGACATTTATGAAGTCCCGGACCCGGGGCTCCTCAAGGAAGAGAGGG AGTCGTCATTTTCGGAGCGGGCCCCACAGCTTTTTACCAACAACTCGCAGTGGCAGAACATGGCTCAGAGTGCCCGTGCCCGCCAGCTGTGGCTGCTCCTGCGTACAGGCCTCCAGACCTTTGTGGAAAAG GAAAAGAGAGCTGAGCTGCATGTGGCGCGCTTGACGCACGGGCTGGAACCCCTGCGGCGCCTGGAGGTGGCAGCCGGGCTGTGTTCGGTGGCACAGGACCCCGTAGGCAGACGCTTCGTGGTGCTGGATGGTGCAGGCCGCCTGCACCTGCACAGAGAGGATGGCTGGGcacaagagaagctgctggcTCCAGTTGCACTTACAGGGCTAGTGGCGGTGCTGGGCCCTCTGGGCACTGTGGGCCGTTTTGTGGGCTGGGGCCCAGTGGGGCTGGCCATACTAAAGTCCGACCTTAGCCTACTGTGGCTGAGTAAGCCAGGGGAGCATGGGGTGCCAGGCCACGAGCCCATCTGCTGCCTGCCGGTGCCAGATCCCGGGCTGCTACTGGTGGCGGAGGCAGGCGGAAGCCTGGTGCTCTGGAAGTTCCGTTCAGGGGGCCGCTGCCTGGTTCCCCACGGGTCACCTCTGCAGCTACCGCCAAGCATCTCGGGTGCGCTTGCGCGTCTGGCTCTGGGGCCTCGGTCTCCCCATCACGACCCATGCTGCTTCGCAGCCTATGGCTCAGCCGTGCTCACCTTTGATCTGCAAACCTGGGCTCTCACAGATGTGCGTCGGAATCTGCACAAAAC CACCATCTTCGACCTGGCGTACTGTAAAGAGGTAGAGGCCATGGTGACAGCTTCCCGGGACAGCACGGTGAAAGTGTGGGAGGCTGACTGGCAGATCCGGATGGTGTTCGTGGGACACAGAG GCCCGGTGACCGCGGTGACCGTGCTCCCGAACACAGCCCTGGTGTTGTCGGCTTCACAGGACGGGACGCTGCGCACGTGGGACCTTCAGGCAGCAGCGCAGGTGGGTGAGGTGGCACTCACCTGCTGGGGCCGCGGCGTGCCGTCGGAGAGTGTGAGCCGTCTGCTGGCCCCCGCCGGCCCGGGCTGGCCCTTGCTCTCCTTGGAGGCCCGCAGCGTGGGGCTGTGGCGTGCGCGGGAGCTCTACTCACCGTTGGCGCAGCTATCTGCGCCGGTGCTCCACCTGCAGTTGGCGCCGGCGCTGCCCAAGCCCACCGCCCCGCACGTGGCGCTGCCCGCCCGCCTCGTGTGCGCCTGCGCTGATGGCTCGGTGTACCTGGTGTCAGTCTCTGGCGGACACACCGTGAGCGCGCTTCTTCTGGAGCCCGAGGACTGCGCGGCTGCCGTGGCCTACTGCCTGCCTCGCGAGGCGCTGTGGGTGCTGACGCGCGCCGGACACCTGCTGTGTGCTAATGCAGCACGCTCCCCAATGCGGGTGCTGCGCCGCCTGTGCCCGCCGCCGCCACCCGCGCCCCAGCCCTGCTGCCTGCACCTCTACAGCCACCTCACGGACCCCACCAGCGCGTTCACCAACTGGGAGATAGTGTGCCAGTACAAGGGCGAGCTGTGCCGCAGCGACGTGGCCTGGGCCTGGAAGGACAAGAACCG GTACCTGCCCGTGGTGGGGCACACTGATGGCACCTTGTCCGTACTCGAGTTGCGCTCCTTGAAGACGGTCTTCCGAACGGAGGCACACAGCCCGGGCCCCGTCACTGCCATCGCGTCCACCTGGAACAGCATCGTGTCCTCTG GGGGAGACCTGACTGTGAAGATGTGGCGCGTCTTCCCCTACGCCGAGGAGAGCCTGAGCCCCCTGCGCACCTTCTGCTGCTGCCACCCGGCGGTAGTGCTCTGCGCCCTTGGCAAGCGCGTCACGGTGGGCTTCGAGGACCCGAACAATGCCACCTATGGCCTGGTGCAGTTTGGCCTGGGCAGCAGCCCTCGCTATGATCACCGGCCCCAGGACGACCCCACGGACCGCATCACCG GCCTGTGCTGCTGTCCCACGCTCAAGCTGTATGCCTCTTCCAGCCTGGACTGCACCATCCGGATCTGGACAGCGGAGAACAAGCTGCTgcg gCTCCTACATCTGAACGGTGCCCCTCAGGCCCTAACCTTCTGCAGCAACAATGGGGACCTGGTCCTGGCACTAGGCTCCCGCCTCTGCCTGGTGGACCACAGACTCTACCTGCCCACATCTTACCTGCTTAAG AACCTGTGCCAAGAGGTCCCTGATGGGGTGGATGATCCTCCACTGCCGCTGACCAGCCCAGAGTTACTGACTGCAGCCCAGCTACAGAGGCTCGCCAACCTGCGTGGGGTGGCCAGCCTCAG CACAGCCTTGTGTTTCATCCATCGCCAGACAACAGCTCCTCAGCAGCCAGTGTTGGAGGAG gacttGGAAGTCCTGGTTGTCCGGAACCAAGACCTTCAGCAACTGAGACTGGGGCTGGAGAGCCCGGCAGCCCGGCCCCAGCTGACTTGGCAGCAGCGCCAGCAGGCCTTTGATAACTACCTACATCTGATCTACGGCCCAGGCATGCTGGTGAGCATAGGGCCTCCCCAGACCTCCCTGTGCCCTGGGCCTCTGACCTGCCTGTGTGTCCCGCACCCCCCCCAGGGTCTGGATTCTGAAGCAGAGCCCCAGCAGCAGTGGGGCACGGTGGCCCTCACAGTGGAAAAAGAGACCTGGGACCCAAGTGCCCAGCCCAGAGATGGCCCTGCTCTCAGGGGCACCGAAGCCCCACCACTGCAGGACGTGGGGACCCTGGGCAGGCGCTTTGCCCGCCCACCCCGAGTCCCCTTGCCTCTCCCACCCACCTACCGGAGGGTGCACAGCAGAGCATCCCAG CTACTGGCCCGCTCCTCCCTGAGCTGCGAGCTGGGCCTCAGTCTGGACCTGCAGCTGCAGTGGGATCGGCTCAGCAAAAACCCTCTGGCCTGGGATCCACCGTCCCCCGACCTGGGGCAGAGCAGG ACCTCCCTGCTGCTGCAGAGGCGGCCCCAGGAGCTTCTCTCCAACCTCAGCGGCTTCTTCCCTGCCACCATCCATCCTTACAAG TACTGGCGGCGGCCCATCCGCTTCCCGGGCTGCGTGCCCAACTCGGTGGTGCTGCAGCAGATGTGGCTGCCCGAGGAGGTCAGCGGCCTCGGAGCCCTCGGCGGGCTCTCGGGCAGCCTCGAGAGCAAG CAGCGCAGGGGCCAGGAGGACCTGTGGCTGGTGCGGGGCATCAGGCGGCGCCATAccaagcagcagcagaagctgatCCAGTGGCTGAGGGATGAGGAGGATGAGGACGAGGAGGAGCCGGACCTGGACTGGGGCTTGGAGCCCCCGAGTCCCCCGCACAGGCTGCCCTCCGACCCGCTGCTGGTGCCCGTGAGGCTGCGGGCGCAG AGCGCCAAGGACCCTATCCTGAGCCTCAAGGGCACCCACGAGGACACCGCCAAGACCGAGACCTACCTTCACCACCCCCAGTTCCACTACGCGCAGTTGCTCTGGGAGCAGTGCTACGGGCGTCTGCCAAAGTTCCTGCAGTTCTTCGTTGAGCAGAACTGGTTCAAAAAGCTCTTCCCCATCTTCACCCTGCAG GCCTACCCCGAGATGGGCACGGTGGAGGGCCTGGCCTCGGCGTTCATGGACCTGCTGGAGGAGGCCTCCTGGGCTGACCGCGTGCATGTGCTGCGCgcgctgctgcggctgctgccgGACCTCAGCAGAGATTTCTGTAGCCGGCTGCAGGGCACCCTCCTGCACTTGCTCAACCTGGAGCAGCCCCCCAGCCTGCAG GACCGGGTCCAGAAGCAGTTTGTGATGCTGGCACTGCAGCTGCTCCTGGCGTGCTCCCTGGAGTCTCGAGAGGTGGTGGTGGAGCTGATGTCCTACTTCCTCTACTCACCAGCCCCCTTCCG GCCGGAGCTCAGGAGGCTGCTGGACGGACTCGGCCTTCAGGACCCACAGGGCTTCCTGTTCAAGGAAATGATGACCTGGGTCCAGGGCCCAGACCCCGAGTCCAAGGCCACACTGCGCAGGCGCTGCTGCCAGAAGCTGGAGGAAATGATCCAGCAGCTGCAG ATGGAGACCACGCAGCTGTCTGTAGCCAAGATGTCAGAGGTGCTGCCCAAGGTCTCAGAGACCTCAGGACTTCACCCCCCTTCTAAAGAGGCCCTGTCGCAGATCTCGATGCTCTCTGGGGCAGCTGGTCACGTCTCTGTGACATCCTCCAATGTCTCCCAGACACCCTCTCTGGTGGTCTCACCGGGGGTGTCAGATTTGACCACCCTGGAGCCCCAGGCCCAGCAGACGCTGCCACAGCTGCACTTTACGCGGACCCGACGTGCACTGTCGGAGACCCTGATGCACTTCTGCCTCCAGCCTGAGGTCGTCTTGCGGTCCTCCGCGCCCGCCATACTGCCCCATGAGATGCCGCCGCGTGAGATGCTGCCCCTGGCGCAGATGGTCTGGTCACAGTCCAAAATGCTGGACCTGGGGCCCATTGATGCACTCAACTTCTTTTGCGAGCAGCAGCGCATTCGGCACCAGGGGCCCCTGCCCGAGGAGCCCTACAGcccacccccaggccctcccctgcccccgcaGTTCTGTGGCATGGTGCTGCCACACTCCCCGGATCCCCG GCACGACCGCATCCTCCGGCTTCAGGAGGCCAGGGTCCAGAGGTCTCCCATGAGACTGAGGG GCCGAATGCTGTCCCGGCTCTGTGTGGACCGCTCCCTGGACAGCACCATCCGCATACTGAAGCTGCCACTGCCTCGGGTGGAACTGCAGCCTTTCCCCCCAGACTGGCCCAGGTCTGCCCGTCCGCTGCCCCCACGGCTCCTGCACCCTGCCCTGCAGCGCTACTTTCTGCCAGATGACACCAACCCTGACAACTACCACTGA